Within Candidatus Rokuibacteriota bacterium, the genomic segment CGAGGTCACGGACCTGGGCGCGCTGGCGCGTTCGGCAGCCGATGACGTTATGGAGTGGCTCGACGCGCATCGACTCCTCGCGCGCGAGACCCTGACCGACTCGCCGGCGCGAGTCGCCAAGGTTCTCATCGCGCTCGCCAAACGTCAGACGCGGCTCGGCGGGCGCTTCGATCCGCTCGTGGTCCCGAGCTTCGGGGCTCCGTTCGTGCTGGCAGGCCTCGACGTGGATGCGGTGGACGCGAAAGATGTCTCCCGACGCATCGGAGACGCAACGGTCCTGCTCCCTCCGGCCGCCGGTGGCCTCGATGATGCAGGGATGCTTGCGGAGTCGCTCGCGAATACGTCCGTCGCGGACGTCGCCGATGTCCGCTCCGATCCGGCCCGCGCCCGCCTTCGGGTGCGCCTCGAGCGGAACGAGGAGGGCGACTGGATCACGCGCGTCCTCGGCGACGTGGGTGGTCCCGCGCAGTCCACAATCACCGCGAGCACGCTCGCGGCGGCAATCCAGCAGCTCGGCACAAAGCTGCGCCAGGCGAACGAGCCGAGCGTGGAGAAGATGCGCCTCGTGCTCGCTGAAGACGAGGATGGTCCAGCGGCTGCACTGGTGTCGTTCGGCATGCCACGCCAGGCGGACACCGCTTTCGAGTCCTCGGCCGCTGCCCCCGAAGAGCAATCGCTGCCCGAGCATCTCGATGCAACGGGCGAAGCGGCACGCCGCATCGCGCGGCATGCGGGCCTTCACGAGGCTGTCGCTGGCGCGCTCGTCGCCGCCGCTCGATGGCACGACGTTGGTAAGAACCGGACCGTATGGCAACGAGCCATCGGAAACTACGAGGCCGGCAAGGGGCTCGCGAAGACGAGTCACGGCCGTTTCGACTACGGCATCTGCTCCGGATATCGACACGAACTCGGGTCCCTGCTCGACGCGATGCGTGATGCCGAGATCGCCGCGATGCCGGAGCGGGATCTCGTGCTCCACCTCATCGCCTCGCACCACGCCCGATCGCGCCCCCACTTCCCAGACGCCGCATGGGATCCGACCGCGACCGACGAACAGAATCACGCCGCCGTCGCCGAGGCGAGTCGCCGTTACGCGCGCCTCCAGCGGCGGTTCGGACATTGGGGCCTCGCATGGCTAGAGGCGCTCATGAAGTGCTCGGACGTCGTCGCGACCCTGCGCGGGCCAGCAGTTAAGGAACTCCCTCAATGAGTCGGCCCGCACCCGGGATCGTTCTCGACGTTGACGTCCGGAACCCGGGCCAGTTCTTCGCGTGCTGCGGCGTGCTCGAGATGGCGTCGCGACTGTGGCCGGACGCCGAGGTTCAGGGATGGTTCGAGGCTGCGGAGTTCTGCGTCATCGTCCCCGGCGTCGACGAACCACTGCGGGCGCTGGCGGATCGACTCGTCACGACCAAGCCTCTCGTTCAGCCGTGTCCCGACGCGCCACGGTTCGAAGCGAACATCGCTCCGGTCTGGTTCGAGCCGGTCAAGCTGCGGCTCGATTGGTGGTTGACGCCCTCTGGCGCGGCAACTTCCGACCCGACGCTCAAACTCTGGTCGGGGAACCAAGGCGCGGCCAAGAACATCTTTCCTGGCTTGGAAGAGGCCTTGCCTCGGGTACTGGGGCCCGACGCCCCACCGGGCCGTGATTTGTTTCGACGCCGCACACCGATGTCCGGACGCCTCGGAGTCGACCCCGGCCCGGCCTGGGACGCACTTGATGTCGGTTTCTCGCCGAACGAGCAGAGCTTCGACGTCGACACCGCGCCGGTCACCGAGGTCCTCGGCGCCGTCGGCCTTCAGAGGTTCCGCCCTGCGCGAACCGGCCGTCGCGACCTCGCCTTCGCGGTCTGGTCCGAACCACTTCCGGTGGTCGCCGCTCGCGCGGCAGCGGCATTCGCATTGCCTGGACGCCGCTACCGCTTCGCGGTGAACAACCGCGGAAAGTACAAGTCCTTCGGCTACGCCGAGGAGATGGAGGAGAGGGAATCATGACGGAGACAAGGATGGGCTGGGGTGAACTGGCCGAGAGATGGCTGAAAGACGACGGGCCGGCTGCCGTGGTCTGCCGCGAGTGGCTCGTCCCCGTGGGGGGGCGGGACTCGATCCTCTTCCCCCCGACCTTCGCGGCGGACACAAGAGGCCAGTCGAACTACAACGTCGACACACTTGGAGACGGAACGAAGAGCGTGCTGATCGACAGCGTTGGGGCACAGGCCAACCGCATGGAGCCGTTGTTCAAGGATGAGGCGTACGTGAAGCTGGTTCCGCAGATCGTGATCAAGGCGGGCGACAAGGCGGTGTCGCTTTTGGATGCCGGGCACCGTGCCGCCGACGCGATCGTGCGGTACTCGCCGCTCGGTGCCGACCTTCGGGCCGCCTTTCTTGAGCTTCGCGACAAGGGAGACGCAAGGAAGCTCGCAAAGCTTGCGCCGACGTCTCTCGTCTTCGGCGCGTGGGATTCGCGCGACACCGAGACGAAGATCCCGCGCCTGCTCGCGTCGACGATTCGTGCCTACGGCGCGGAGCTGCTGACGAGGTCTGCTCAGTACAACCCGCCCGTCGACTACATTGCGGCCGGACTCATCGATGGGGACGACAAGCAAGCCCTCGATGCGGCATCGAGCCTCGGGTTCCGGCACGCTCCGGCCACGGGCGCGTTGGGCGGCGTGATCGCACGCAAGGAGATCCGCCGAGAGGTGGTTCTGAGCCTCGTGGCCCTGCGCGCTCTCGGGCCTGCGGGAGAAGCCGGTGCGCCCGTCCGGCGCTACATCCTGGGCCTCGCGCTGGTCGCGATGACTTACGAGCGCCCTTTCGCACTCCGGCAAGGCTGTCTACTCGTTCGCGACGCCGATCGCGAGGGCGGCAAGCCCTCCTGGGAATGGGAGACGGTCGCGCATACCGGCAAGCGTGAGACGGTGGCGCCCGACCACGGCGCGGCGCTGAAGTTCGCCCAAGACGCGGCCGCGAAGTTCGGGGTCGGTGACGCGAAGAGCGTCGACTTCGATCGGAAGGGCGCGAACGCCGCCATCGCAGACGAGAAGAGCGGTGAGAAGAAGAAGGGTGGTGGGCGCAAGCGTGGCTCACGAGGCGGTGCAAAGCCGGAGAAGAACCGCGGCAGCAATCCCGCGTGATGAGCACCTGGCTCTGCATCGAGGTCACCCTGCTGGCCGCGCGATACCACGGCCGTCGGCGGGGCGGCGAAGAGGCCGAGTGGCCCCCAGCGCCCCATCGACTGTTCTCCGCGCTGCTGGCTGCGGCCCACCTCGGGACCCGTACCTTGGAATGGTCGGAGGCGAAGGCGCAGGCGTTCCGATGGCTCGAGGAGATCGACCCGCCGGAAATCGTCGCGGCGTGTGCCACTCCATCAAGCCCGTTCACTCTGTCGGTACCCAACAACGACATGGACGTGATCGCGCGGGAGTGGGCACGCGGCAAGGAAGAAAAGAAACCGAGCGAGCTGCGCGCCCTCAAGACGCTACGTCCGCATCGTCTCGATGGCGACGCGACGGTGTGCTTCTGCTGGCGGCTCGATGGCTCTGGCGCATCGCGCGCGCATGCGGAGGTGCTATGCGCGGAGGCGCGGCACCTGCACCATCTCGGACTCGGCATCGATCTCGTCGTCGGGCTAGGGCGGATCCTCACTCAGACCGAGAAGGACGCTCTACCGGGTGACGTCTGGATCCCCGATCCGCGGGGGGACTCGGCGCGAGCGCCGATGCGCGGCTCCTTCGACGAACTCGTCGAGCGGCACAGGGCGTTTTTGGAGCGCGTGAGCGGAAAGCGCATCAGTCCACCAACGCCGCCTGCCGTGGTCCGGCGGGTGGACTACGGGCGGCGGGCCGCCGGCGAAGCCAGGCGTGCGCACGCCTTCGTTCTCGCGACTGCGGAGGGTGCCATGGCGTCGTTCGACGCCAAGCGATGTCTCCACGTCGCCGCGTGGTTGCGGCACGCTGCTCACCGCGCGGCGCAAACACTACGGCTCGACGAGCCGTTCACCAACTCGTTCGTGTGCGGTCACGGCGAGGACGACTCCACAAGGGCCCGGAGGTTCTCGTACGTCCCGCTTCCGTCCATAGGGCACCCCCACGTCGACGGCCGCATCCGTCGAGTCCTGATCGTCGAGCCGCTCGGCGACACGGATCCGTGCGCGCCGACCGTGGTGCGCGCGCTCGCAAACGGAGAACTTATCGACGAGCGCGGCGCGGTGAGGGCACTGCTGCGCCCCCCGGGACGCGGCAAGGACGCCATGGAGATCATCCGCCGGTACGTCGCGGCGGCGACGACGTGGGGGAGCGTGACGCCGGTGCTTCTGCCGGGGCTCGACGACCGACGTTCGCGCAAGGCTGCCGGGCTGGTGTTGAAGGCGCTCGGGCAGGCGGGCTACCCGACGCCCGTCGCCGAAGTGAGCGTCCAGGCCGAGCCAGTCTTCGCGGGCGCAGCCATGTCACGCGAGTACGTCGTCGCCGAGCATCTCCGCCACTGGCCGCGGGTTCATGTCATCGTGCGCTTCTCCGAGCGAGTGCCGGGGCCCGTGATCGTGGGTGCGGGACGGCACTCGGGCCTCGGCGTGTTCGCCGCCCTCGAAGATTGAAGAAGGAGCTGGAGGTGATTAGGGCCTGGCATCGATCGGGCGAAGCAGGTGACCGGCGCCGGACGCAATATCGGTCCCCTTTGGGCCAGAGTACGGCGCGTGCCCAGTCTCCGGTCACTCTCGGTTATACTCGCCACTTCGGCCTCGGCCTGTTCATGCCTGCCAACGGCGTCGAGCTGAGGTGATGCTGCCCGAGAACATTGAGGCCCGAGATGCCCGGGGTGACACCACGCCGCCCTTCCTGCCCGTCCGCATGCTCAACGAGTTCGCGTACTGTCCCCGCCTGGGGTACCTGGAGTGGGTGCA encodes:
- the cas5u6u gene encoding type I-U CRISPR-associated protein Cas5/Cas6, with the protein product MSTWLCIEVTLLAARYHGRRRGGEEAEWPPAPHRLFSALLAAAHLGTRTLEWSEAKAQAFRWLEEIDPPEIVAACATPSSPFTLSVPNNDMDVIAREWARGKEEKKPSELRALKTLRPHRLDGDATVCFCWRLDGSGASRAHAEVLCAEARHLHHLGLGIDLVVGLGRILTQTEKDALPGDVWIPDPRGDSARAPMRGSFDELVERHRAFLERVSGKRISPPTPPAVVRRVDYGRRAAGEARRAHAFVLATAEGAMASFDAKRCLHVAAWLRHAAHRAAQTLRLDEPFTNSFVCGHGEDDSTRARRFSYVPLPSIGHPHVDGRIRRVLIVEPLGDTDPCAPTVVRALANGELIDERGAVRALLRPPGRGKDAMEIIRRYVAAATTWGSVTPVLLPGLDDRRSRKAAGLVLKALGQAGYPTPVAEVSVQAEPVFAGAAMSREYVVAEHLRHWPRVHVIVRFSERVPGPVIVGAGRHSGLGVFAALED
- the cas7u gene encoding type I-U CRISPR-associated protein Cas7 — protein: MTETRMGWGELAERWLKDDGPAAVVCREWLVPVGGRDSILFPPTFAADTRGQSNYNVDTLGDGTKSVLIDSVGAQANRMEPLFKDEAYVKLVPQIVIKAGDKAVSLLDAGHRAADAIVRYSPLGADLRAAFLELRDKGDARKLAKLAPTSLVFGAWDSRDTETKIPRLLASTIRAYGAELLTRSAQYNPPVDYIAAGLIDGDDKQALDAASSLGFRHAPATGALGGVIARKEIRREVVLSLVALRALGPAGEAGAPVRRYILGLALVAMTYERPFALRQGCLLVRDADREGGKPSWEWETVAHTGKRETVAPDHGAALKFAQDAAAKFGVGDAKSVDFDRKGANAAIADEKSGEKKKGGGRKRGSRGGAKPEKNRGSNPA